The following are from one region of the Arachis duranensis cultivar V14167 chromosome 10, aradu.V14167.gnm2.J7QH, whole genome shotgun sequence genome:
- the LOC107470129 gene encoding uncharacterized protein LOC107470129: protein MGASEWLRMKLYMAENVSLHYVRMNWRKKRKPLEFEEGEHVFLKVTPTTGVGRDIKTKKLNPRYIGPFEILKRIGPVAYRIALLPYLSNLHDVFHVAQLRKYTPNVSHVLELEPIQIKEDLTLPVVPVRIDDTSVKQLCGKEVSLVKVAWS, encoded by the exons ATgggagcatcggaatggcttcGTATGAAGCTCTATATGGCAGAAAATGTCAGTCTCCACTATGTTCGTATGAACTGGAGAAAGAA GCGAAAGCCTTTGGAgtttgaagaaggagagcatgtTTTTCTAAAGGTTACACCAACTACTGGAGTGGGAAGAGATATTAAGACTAAGAAACTGAATCCCCGTTATATTGGACCATTTGAGATCCTGAAGAGAATTGGACCAGTGGCTTATAGAATCGCCTTACTACCGTATCTTTCGAACTTACATGACGTGTTTCATGTAGCACAGCTTCGGAAGTATACTCCTAACGTAAGTCATGTTCTAGAACTAGAACCAATTCAAATAAAAGAAGATCTAACACTTCCAGTAGTTCCGGTGAGAATTGATGACACTAGTGTTAAACAATTATGTGGGAAGGAAGTATCATTGGTAAAAGTAGCTTGGAGTTGA
- the LOC107470130 gene encoding uncharacterized protein LOC107470130, producing MELNHVDALLAQNKMIAKQLADLTKQMEKNQVAAITTQPSTQEGVNTEEGGEWEQANYVGNSPRQNHDPYSKTYNPRWKNHPNFRWGNQQEQSQDQTRQNHNLNNHAVHQHSSQRSYQQPPNHTPQHPYQNQHDHPHSYNPNPPSYSEDRLSRIETLLEGLCKEVKDSKAFQEEVRSNMQNQDAAIKKLEAQIGYLFKQIPSQTNCRNINPNPREECQAITLRSGKKLKETSKIPSAKNSDKREIEQKEDQVIPHNTHREEEVLRSYPPKAPYPQQLKKKEDDSQFSRFLEIFKRLQINIPFAEAIEQMPLYAKFLKELMTKKRSWRNNETVVLIEECSAIIQHKLPQKLKDPGSFQIPCIIGKITVEKVLCDLGASINLMSSAMMKRMKIEEVKPTRMALQLADRSFKFPQGIVEDLLVKVGDFIFPVDFVVLDMEEEAKASFILGRPFLATTGAIIDVQKGELTLRLHDEKMIFNVFKAMSYPQDSLGECMRLDSVEAILQETLEEEEIEELIEEDESTLSEEVATAEVHDQGTLEGKNEEKEAPKLELKELPPTLKYAYLGENRSFPVIINSALNQEQEEELLQVLQKHKDAIGWTLADLKGISLALCMHKILLEDDSKPSIQPQRRLNPAIKEVVQKEVMKLWQAGVIYPISDSPWMSPVQVVPKKGGITVVPNERNELIPTRTVTG from the coding sequence ATGGaactgaaccatgttgatgcactgctagctcagaacaagatgaTTGCCAAGCAATTAGCTGACCTCACAAAGCAAATGGAgaagaaccaagttgcagcaatCACCACACAACCATCAACCCAAGAAGGAGTAAACACAGAGGAAGGAGGTgaatgggagcaagccaactatgttggtaACTCACCAAGGCAaaatcatgatccatactccaaaacttacaatcCAAGATGGAAGAACCACCCCAACTTTAGgtggggaaaccaacaagaACAAAGCCAAGACCAGACACGTCAAAATCACAATCTTAACAACCATGCTGTCCACCAACATTCATCACAAAGATCATATCAACAACCACCTAACCACACTcctcaacatccatatcaaaaCCAGCATGATCATCCTCACTCTTATAACCCAAACCCACCATCATACTCTGAGGATAGACTCTCTAGaattgaaaccttacttgaaggTTTATGCAAGGAAGTCAAAGATAGCAAGGCATTTCAAGAAGAAGTGAGATCTAATATGCAAAATCAAGATGCGGCCATCAAGAAACTCGAGGCACAAATCGGTTACCTGTTCAAGCAAATCCCTAGCCAAACCAACTGCCGTAACATTAATCCAAACCCAAGGGAGGAATGCCAAGCCATCACCCTCAGAAGTGGGAAGAAATTGAAGGAGACTTCCAAGATACCATCAGCGAAGAATTCAGACAAAAGGGAAATAGAACAAAAAGAAGATCAAGTCATCCCTCATAATACACATCGAGAAGAAGAAGTGCTGAGATCATATCCTCCAAAAGCCCCATATCCTCAGcaattgaagaagaaggaagatgaTAGCCAGTTTTCAAGATTTTTGGAAATCTTCAAAAGGTTacaaatcaacataccctttgcAGAAGCAATAGAGCAAATGCCGCTTTATGCTAAGTTCTTGAAAGAGTTGATGACTAAAAAGAGAAGCTGGAGAAACAACGAGACTGTGGTGTTAATCGAAgaatgtagtgccatcattcaGCACAAGTTACCCCAAAAATTGAAGGATCCAGGGAGCTTCCAAATCCCTTGTATCATAGGGAAGATCACAGTGGAGAAGGTCTTGTGCGATCTAGGAGCCAGCATAAATCTGATGTCTTCAGCaatgatgaaaagaatgaagattgaggaagTCAAACCAACAAGGATGGCCCTACAATTGGCAGACCGATCATTCAAATTTCCCCAGGGAATAGTGGAGGATTTGTTGGTAAAGGTGGGAGATTTTATTTTTCCAGTAGACTTTGTAGTGCTAGACATGGAGGAGGAAGCTAAAGCATCCTTCATtttgggaaggccattcttagctACTACCGGAGCCATTATTGACGTCCAGAAGGGTGAACTTACTCTTAGATTGCATGATGAGAAGATGATATTCAATGTGTTcaaggccatgagttacccacaAGACTCATTAGGAGAGTGTATGAGGTTGGATTCAGTGGAAGCTATATTACAAGAAACTCTGGAGGAGgaagaaattgaggagctaatagaagaagatgaatcaaCATTGAGCGAAGAGGTAGCAACAGCTGAGGTTCATGACCAGGGAACACTAGAAGGAAAGAATGAAGAGAAAGAAGCACCCAAACTTGAACTAAAGGAATTGCCACCAACCCTCAAATATGCATACCTAGGAGAAAATAGAAGCTTTCCAGTAATCATAAACTCAGCTCTCAACCAAGAACAAGAGGAGGAATTACTCCAAGTGTTGCAAAAGCATAAGGATGCTATTGGGTGGACTCTAGCTGACTTGAAGGGGATTAGTTTAGCcttatgcatgcacaagatactGCTAGAAGATGATTCTAAACCTTCCATTCAACCCCAAAGGAGATTAAATCCAGCCATTAAAGAGGTAGTGCAGAAGGAAGTCATGAAGCTGTGGCAAGCAGGGGTAATCTACCCAATCTCTGACAGTCCATGGATGAGTCCCGTTCAAGTAGTTCCgaagaaaggaggaatcacAGTGGTGCCTAATGAAAGGAATGAGCTCATACCTACAAGAACTGTCACGGGATAG